Below is a window of Deinococcus sonorensis KR-87 DNA.
CGGGTACAGCACCAGCCTCACCGCGGAGCACATCGAGGACTTTGCGGCCATCGCGGGGGTAGAACTGGCGGTCATTGACGCCGGCACCCAGCTGCGGGCCTTCCGTCAGGAGCTGCGCCTGAATGACCTGTACTATGTGCTGGCCCAGGGCCTGCGCGCATAGTGCGGGCCGTTCTCCCCGCCCCGTTTCTGATGTGAGGTCCGCATGACACAGTCCACCCCGACCCTGCCGGTTGCCCGGCCCTGGGGCCAGACCGACGACGGCACTCCGGTCACGCTCTACACCCTCCGCGCCGGACAGCTGGAAGTGCAGATCACCGATTACGGCGGACGCCTGGTCAGTGTGCGTGCTCCGGACCGGCAGGGCCAGCTGGATGAAGTCTCGCTCGGCAGCAACGACCTGGAGCCGTACCTGCACCACCCGGAGGCGCGCTACTTCGGAGCGCTGATCGGGCGGTACGGCAACCGCATCGCGGACGGCCGCTTCGAGTTGGATGGCCAGTCGGTTCAGCTGGAACTCAACAACCCGCCGAACGCGCTGCATGGCGGCAGCGGCGGCTTCCACGCCCGGGTCTGGAACGCCACGCCGGGTCTGAGCGCCGAAGGCCCGACCCTGCGGCTGCAGCGCCGCAGCGAGGACGGTGAGGACGGCTACCCGGGAGCGCTGGACGTGGAGGTGACCTACACCGTCACCGCCGACAACGCCCTGCACATCGCGTACCGGGCCAGCGCCGAGGCCCCCACCGTCCTGAACCTC
It encodes the following:
- a CDS encoding aldose epimerase family protein, whose product is MTQSTPTLPVARPWGQTDDGTPVTLYTLRAGQLEVQITDYGGRLVSVRAPDRQGQLDEVSLGSNDLEPYLHHPEARYFGALIGRYGNRIADGRFELDGQSVQLELNNPPNALHGGSGGFHARVWNATPGLSAEGPTLRLQRRSEDGEDGYPGALDVEVTYTVTADNALHIAYRASAEAPTVLNLTNHTYWNLSGAQLDSILDHTLQLESDRYTPVSAVLIPTGELAEVDGTPMDFRTPHTLGERIDAPFDQLQHAGGYDHNFVLRGQDGTLQPAAVLHDPRSGRVMTVETTEPGMQVYSGNFQDGSLSGYHQRPYAYRTAVCLETQHYPDSPNQPQFPSTRLDPGQAWTSHTVYRFSTQD